A genomic segment from Triticum dicoccoides isolate Atlit2015 ecotype Zavitan chromosome 1A, WEW_v2.0, whole genome shotgun sequence encodes:
- the LOC119285358 gene encoding uncharacterized protein LOC119285358, whose product MIDDEANFGDITDAPAEAEAAAKFHPNKLRGKLRKKSVPSRSVVPNRTVETSDEKALALSQDNLSQGLATNQEIASSAVHGSETIGGAEVCGGTIYTPSDDVLAVSSVDRVSQNDDPHDDPSEVVTLQESLVVSDTQASSTHPTSKTVDDLADFGELFDTHSEEENAAKSKLKIKVKLSKAASKSRKTGQKKAASTVDVVSQNKEDGNDDVRGCNDEQVQAQHEEHVQTSDSQPPLGTDDGTVDNFVNHNRILEEPGPEETAAKLCPKSQRKPGRASSKAVGTSDDYAAANLKDINASVDIDSQDGLINPHTDDTQPIFGEPSAEAAATFLLDLGKKKSKGKSVTFVLPDDYEGVAATDTNHNDIGSDENLNTLPQQAPQKHCLTEEHSDDQEYTDRESQYYEGERSDHGVEQQSKLDVGKQELSMKLRSRTEIQKVGLSEHIVDDHLDEDFVEPSAAEQNNDSSDENTAGGKQKAPRKSRKKDPNKEPLRGSKRTSTKSTSEKSQPNQQKNKSEVSSRGCKRALKDTMTEQPEKNLTHRIRQKRAQEVQTLLQKPDHEIDRMKLSVTHLRLLQEARERIQSKTPSGPSSSNQSSSRFGDTDDFDPFGDNYDNDRTENQALESATKLNYHSYMDKKTRAKWTKSDTDLFYQGLQQFGSDFAMIQQLFPDKSRDQVRQKFKSEDKKHPMQVHDAILHRSRDNLYLKQVMKQLNIEDSLKDINITQKQEVASTEGNTGNDVISETNTFSVENVSNLSDEEMGTHQSEVKEGEDVAAGNADDVDLDVFDWY is encoded by the exons ATGATTGATGATGAGGCTAACTTTGGCGACATCACTGATGCCCCTGCAGAAGCGGAAGCTGCtgcaaagtttcatcctaataagctgcgGGGCAAGCTTCGGAAGAAATCTGTGCCATCAAGATCTGTTGTACCCAATCGTACAGTGGAAACAAGTGATGAGAAGGCTCTAGCTTTAAGTCAAGATAATTTGTCTCAAGGACTTGCTacgaatcaagaaatagcatcttcGGCCGTTCATGGTAGTGAAACGATTGGTGGTGCGGAAGTTTGTGGGGGCACTATTTACACACCTTCTGATGATGTGCTGGCAGTTTCTTCTGTAGATAGGGTTTCACAAAATGACGATCCTCATGATGATCCATCTGAAGTAGTTACGCTCCAAGAAAGCTTGGTTGTTTCAGATACCCAAGCATCATCCACCCATCCAACTAGCAAGACAGTTGATGATTTAGCTGACTTTGGGGAACTATTTGACACACATTCTGAAGAGGAAAACGCTGCAAAGTCCAAGCTAAAAATTAAGGTGAAACTCAGCAAGGCAGCATCCAAGTCCCGAAAGACTGGCCAAAAGAAGGCAGCTTCAACTGTAGACGTGGTCTCACAAAATAAAGAGGATGGTAACGATGATGTCAGAGGATGCAACGATGAGCAGGTACAAGCTCAACATGAAGAACATGTACAGACCTCAGATTCTCAGCCACCCTTGGGAACTGATGATGGTACAGTTGACAATTTTGTTAACCACAACCGCATCCTTGAAGAGCCTGGTCCAGAGGAAACGGCTGCAAAGTTATGCCCTAAATCACAAAGAAAACCTGGCAGGGCTTCATCCAAGGCTGTTGGGACTAGTGATGATTATGCAGCAGCTAATCTAAAG GATATCAATGCTAGTGTTGATATAGACTCTCAAGATGGGCTGATAAATCCTCATACTGATGATACTCAACCGATCTTTGGAGAACCCTCAG CTGAAGCTGCTGCTACATTTCTACTTGATCTTGGAAAGAAAAAGAGCAAAGGCAAATCAGTAACATTTGTTCTACCAGATGATTATGAGGGGGTCGCTGCAACAGATACCAACCATAATGACATAGGATCTGATGAAAATTTGAACACCTTGCCTCAGCAAGCACCTCAAAAG CATTGTCTTACTGAAGAACATTCAGACGATCAGGAATATACTGATAGGGAGAGCCAGTACTATGAGGGGGAGCGATCAGATCATGGTGTTGAACAACAATCCAAATTGGATGTTGGAAAACAAGAATTATCAATGAAGTTAAGAAGCAGGACAGAGATTCAGAAGGTTGGGTTATCTGAGCATATTGTTGACGATCATCTTGATGAAGATTTTGTTGAACCTTCAGCAGCCGAACAAAATAATGATAGTAGCGACGAGAACACTGCTGGAGGAAAGCAGAAGGCACCAAGAAAGTCAAGGAAGAAAGATCCAAATAAAGAACCTTTGAGGGGTTCCAAGCGCACCTCGACGAAATCCACTTCGGAAAAATCACAGCCGAACCAGCAGAAAAATAAAAGTGAAGTATCGTCACGCGGTTGTAAGAGAGCCTTGAAAGATACAATGACAGAACAGCCTGAGAAGAATCTTACTCACAGAATTCGTCAAAAAAGAGCTCAAG AAGTGCAAACGTTACTTCAAAAACCTGATCATGAGATAGATCGCATGAAGCTAAGTGTGACGCATCTCAGGTTGTTACAAGAGGCCAGAGAGCGTATTCAG AGTAAAACACCGTCAGGACCATCATCCTCTAATCAAAG CAGCTCCCGTTTTGGAGATACTGACGATTTTGATCCTTTTGGAGATAACTATGACAATGACAGAACAGAGAATCAGGCGCTAGAAAGTGCTACTAAACTGAATTACCATTCGTATATGGACAAAAAGACACGGGCCAAATGGACAAAATCTGACACTGACTTGTTTTACCAG GGTCTTCAACAATTTGGTAGTGATTTTGCAATGATACAGCAACTATTCCCAGATAAGTCCCGTGATCAGGTACGGCAAAAGTTTAAAAGTGAGGACAAAAAGCATCCAATGCAAGTCCACGATGCTATACTTCATCGCTCGAGAG ATAACTTGTATTTAAAACAAGTAATGAAACAGCTCAACATTGAAGATTCGCTCAAAGACATCAACATTACACAAAAACAAGAGGTTGCATCAACTGAAGGGAACACTGGAAAtgatgttatttctgaaactaacACGTTCAGTGTTGAGAATGTTTCGAATTTGTCAGATGAAGAAATGGGCACGCACCAATCTGAGGTCAAAGAAGGGGAGGATGTTGCAGCTGGAAATGCTGATGATGTTGACCTGGATGTTTTTGATTGGTACTAG